The DNA segment TCTATTTGCAGTTCTAACAAACGGCGATGGATTTGAGCCAGGTAAATACAATCTAAATAAGCATATTCTATTTGTTCTTCGCTTAGAGGTCGTTGTCCCCAATTGCTACCTTGTTCTTGTTTATCAATATTATTAAAATTACATAATAATTTAGCTAAACTTTGCAGTTGGTAATTTTGTACTGGCAAGAGATAATAAGGAATTTTTTTGGCAATTTCTAAAGTGCAGGTAATATTTCTGGCTTGCTTATTGCCCAGAAGTTTGACATCAAAGTTAGCATTGTGAAACACCTTTTCAATATTTGTGTTTACCATAATTTTATCAACAAAGTCAGCTACTAAATCAGGCTGATCAAGTACATCCAAAAGGTAAACGCGATCGCCACTCATATCGTTAGGATCATCTAATACCTGAATCAGCGATAATCGAGGATTACGACTTTTATAGTCAGCGACCTCGGTATCTATCCATAAAGTAGTAGCTTGAGTATATCCAGCAACTATGGCACGAATTTCCCTGGCATCAGTTAAGTATGGCATTGGTGGATATGTCCTGATATTTGCACTCAACAGCTAAAAATATATTTACAATTCATTGAGAATTGCTATACAATTTTATTCTGATAAGAAGGGGAGTAGCTGCTGGCAAAAGCCAGTACATCTGAATCAACATACTGGCGATGAGCCTGGTTCAGGTGACAACTAGAAAATATTTGGAAGCGAGACCTTCACTAAGTTCAC comes from the Nostoc sp. PCC 7120 = FACHB-418 genome and includes:
- a CDS encoding ribonuclease D; this translates as MPYLTDAREIRAIVAGYTQATTLWIDTEVADYKSRNPRLSLIQVLDDPNDMSGDRVYLLDVLDQPDLVADFVDKIMVNTNIEKVFHNANFDVKLLGNKQARNITCTLEIAKKIPYYLLPVQNYQLQSLAKLLCNFNNIDKQEQGSNWGQRPLSEEQIEYAYLDCIYLAQIHRRLLELQIESNPDPETLDITVINSRFSQIEEQWKLLNSEYEYLQEQLKKAMQTQNISETSTYKLTSYQRKVVKVQFSELSNLVQNQGISLDFPVTLTQKLQKDLGENIEQLSVDIDENTYLRLTLKNQDDS